The Arachis ipaensis cultivar K30076 chromosome B07, Araip1.1, whole genome shotgun sequence genome includes a window with the following:
- the LOC107608982 gene encoding sucrose transport protein SUC4 (The sequence of the model RefSeq protein was modified relative to this genomic sequence to represent the inferred CDS: added 112 bases not found in genome assembly) yields VAPRPPARPRVRLRQLLRVASVASGIQFGWALQLSLLTPYVQQLGIPHQWASIIWLCGPVSGLFVQPLVGHLSDRCTSRFGRRRPFILAGAAAIIVAVIIIGYAADIGWLLGDTDTFRPAAITVFVIGFWILDVANNVTQGPCRALLADLTTNDPRRTRVANAYFSLFMAVGNILGYATGSYSGWYKIFAFTLSPACTISCANLKSAFFLDIIFIAITTYLSLMAAKEVPISSSAAAHAEGGAAGSGSTEEAFMWELFGTFKYFTTPVWIILSVTALTWIGWFPFILFDTDWMGREIYGGDPNGGPNYDAGVRMGALGLMLNSVVLGITSLLMERLCRKRGAGFVWGVSNIIMAICFLAMLVVTYVASNASYLGKDAPPTGIVIAAVILFTILGFPLSITYSVPYALVSTHIESLGLGQGLSMGVLNLAIVIPQIVVSLGSGPWDQLFGGGNAPAFAVAALAALVSGLIAILAIPRSGGQKPRTRV; encoded by the exons ACTCCCTATGTTCAGCAGCTCGGGATCCCTCACCAGTGGGCCAGCATCATCTGGCTCTGCGGTCCCGTCTCCGGCCTCTTCGTTCAGCCACTCGTCGGACACCTCAGCGACCGCTGCACCAGCCGCTTTGGTCGCCGGCGTCCTTTCATCCTCGCCGGTGCCGCCGCGATCATCGTTGCTGTCATCATAATTGGATACGCTGCTGACATCGGCTGGCTCCTCGGCGACACCGATACTTTCCGGCCGGCGGCGATAACCGTCTTCGTGATCGGGTTCTGGATCCTCGACGTAGCGAATAACGTGACTCAGGGTCCTTGTAGAGCTCTCCTGGCTGATCTCACTA CCAATGATCCTCGAAGAACGCGCGTTGCAAatgcttatttttctctttttatggCTGTTGGTAACATTCTTGGCTATGCAACTGGATCGTACAGTGGTTGGTACAAGATTTTTGCTTTCACACTTTCACCTGCATGCACTATTAGTTGTGCAAATCTCAAGTCCGCTTTCTTTCTTGATATTATTTTCATTGCGATCACCACATATCTCAGCCTCATGGCAGCTAAAGAAGTGCCTATAAGTTCAAGTGCGGCAGCCCATGCTGAGGGAGGAGCAGCGGGTTCAGGTAGTACAGAAGAGGCTTTCATGTGGGAGCTATTTGGGACATTCAAATATTTTACGACTCCTGTATGGATTATCCTGTCTGTTACTGCTCTAACATGGATCGGATggttcccttttattctatttgacACTGATTGGATGGGTCGAGAGATTTATGGTGGTGATCCAAATGGAGGCCCTAATTATGATGCTGGGGTCAGAATGGGAGCACTTGGATTAATGCTTAATTCAGTTGTTCTTGGAATAACATCATTACTCATGGAGAGGTTATGCAGGAAACGCGGTGCTGGGTTTGTTTGGGGTGTCTCAAATATTATAATGGCCATCTGCTTTCTTGCAATGCTTGTAGTAACATATGTTGCAAGCAACGCTAGCTATTTAGGCAAAGATGCACCACCAACTGGCATCGTGATAGCTGCAGTGATACTCTTCACCATTCTTGGGTTTCCATTATCA ATCACTTACAGTGTTCCATATGCCTTAGTTTCCACACATATTGAGTCATTGGGACTTGGCCAAG GGTTATCAATGGGTGTCCTAAATCTGGCAATAGTGATCCCACAG ATAGTGGTGTCATTGGGAAGTGGACCATGGGATCAGCTGTTTGGTGGAGGAAATGCCCCAGCCTTTGCCGTGGCAGCTCTTGCAGCCCTTGTCAGTGGACTCATAGCTATCCTGGCTATTCCCCGATCTGGTGGTCAAAAGCCCCGAACTCGTGTATGA